In the Brachionichthys hirsutus isolate HB-005 chromosome 1, CSIRO-AGI_Bhir_v1, whole genome shotgun sequence genome, TCAAGATACCCTCGATATTAAAAAGAAGGctatactttaaaaaaatagcaACACCATGCACGAATTCAAAATCGATACAGGACAAACGTTCGTTTGTAAaattaataatgataaaaaaagaatgtattTGACGGGGTGGCAAAAATGAAATTCCATCATAAGCATAACTCGAAGTTCTCACCTGTAGCCCAAAGGTTGCCCCTTGGATTCAATTTAATTTTTGCAACTTTATTCCTCAGCTCAGTCAGGTCGAAGCTGACCGCGGCGGTGAAGggcaagaaagaaaggaagacgaAGGCAGTGAGTAAGCCGCAATGGCACGCATTACGCAGCGTGAAGCCTCCCATCTCAACGCGTAAAGACGCGCTGTCCTCCCTCCTGTTTAACGTTGATCGATCAGAGCATCCGGCTTTTATGGGATCTCctgagaggggcggggcctgttTATGACGCGCACACTTTGCATTTAGCCGAATGAAAAGCGTGATTTCCGCGGACTGCGTGTCTTCGGGTCTTTTACGCACGACGGGCTTTCATCTAACCTCAAGTAGACGTTTATATTATTTGCAGTATTGAtgacatcggtcaataatcacccgaaatattgaggaacaaaatgtgaagctccattcactgcaattttaataaaaaaaaaagtgatccagaatccaggatttattccggatcatcactaaaatgtaatcaactgttcctggtaacattctcaacatttaatCAAGGATCTGTCCTGaattatgttgctaaaagacaaGCAGACCAACACCAGTGATTACATAAACccctccttggcagaggaaataatattaataataataataataatgactaaTTTAAAGCTTGACTTTCCTCAAGTATAgcttattttaatcatcttcaTACTCACTAGTTTTCTACAGAACAGATCAACTTTATACAAAATGGAAACACACTATTCTTGCTGCAAAAAGGCTTTTACCAAACATTCCCATCAGAGAAATTACTCGACAGCAGCTTAATAAATAAGTCTATGACTCAACGCGACTGAATGTTCAGAATCAGATCAATAATGAGTCCATTTCTGACACGAGACATTTACAGATCAACACTGCTCTACTACATAGTCAAAAAGACATCCTGTTAATGTCGGAATAAAATGAGACAGTTTAAACAACGGATTATGGATGAAGACcaatttcatattttaatatcATCCATATTCAGTtttcataaaatatttcaggTGGGAATGAAACATGAGATCATTATTCTAAATAAATGCTTGTCCTCATTCTGAGAATTACAAATAAAGATCCTTTACAAACTTAAGCTATCCAAGTTCCttcataaaaatattttaaagcttAACTTTTATTCCCCCCCACTTCAACAAAATGTTCGAACAAATGGTACAAAAGAGCCAGTTGGATTTGACAAAGTCTAACTTAATTCGGTCTTAAAAGGCATGACAGGTTTCTTGGACGTGGTTTATGCTCCTGGAGTCTTGACATTTGAGCACTTCACTCCCGATGGACCAACACAAAGAGCCCCAGCATGAAGAGAACGGCGTACTGCAGAGAGGTTTGACAAATTAGATCACCACACTCAACATCTGCAGGCTCAAAGGATGAAGCAAAACTTACTTTGAACTTGGGATAATCATTCATGAGAATGGTGACAATTCCAATGTATGGCACAAACCTGAAGACGTACAAATAGTGGCgatcaatacatttatttgaagCTCATGTGTGTAACTTTTAAACTGATAACTGTGTCTAAGTTCCACAAACAGCTTTATGACAGAGAGGAAGCATGAAAGCTTAAGacaaaaagtgttttctttctcaaatATCTGTCATCAGGACAGCTACAGAGCCGTGCTCTTTATTTACGGCAAGGTGCATCACACAGATCTCACTACAGCATCCATCCTGCACATCCAGACAATGAAGAATAGGATTTTTTTACATAACACTTACCTGATTAAAATTTCAATTAAGATAATACGGCAAATCTAATCATAtaattttgtaaaataaatatttaactgtAATGTGAATTTGCTGCTTCTTGACTTTGAGCTGTTTCCAACCCACACAGGTCAATCATGCTCAGTTCAATCTTTGTACTCTTAATTTTAACTGGCAGCAACGCTCCTCAGGTTTTGAGGCAAAACGAAATCTCATTGATACTTCGGTCTTCGTGACGTTACCTCTTTTGTTGtcaatatatttgtattattacaCTTTTTCCCCTCAAACAAAGTACTTACCCTCGAGCTCGACCAACGACATCTTTCTTCTCCAGCCAGTGTTGACCCTGCTTGTACAGCCCTCTGTCATCCACTGAATTGTTGTCCCCTTTGGTCAAGAACTTAATGTCTCCATTTTCTctatgaacaaaataaaagattttaGACATTcaggccctttttttttatcaacataAACATGTCTGGATGAGCAACAATGCCACATGAATGAGAATCCATACTTCTCATGGATCTTTAGTACTCTGTGTACGATGGGGATCTCCCTGCCTTCTATCCTGAAGACAACAATCTCTCCGACTCTGATGGGATCCTCTACACGATTGGTCAGAAACAGCAGGTCTCCTCTGTGAAAAGCTGGCTCCATACTGCCACTGAATTAATAGCACATACAGATCAGAATTAATTGAGGCCATTTTAAACAAACCATTTATTAATATAAGTTTTTCTGGGGGGAAAAGTACGAggacagaaaaaacaacaactgagaAATCTGATATGGAAATCAAGTAAGTTGAATTTTGTCAAGCAGTTTTTGAAAAAAAGTGAATGAAATATCTCCCATTATTTACCAATGAATCCCATAGGCTCACCCTATGTGATGGAGGTGAGGGCCTAAATGATCACTTTGAACTAACATGGTCCAAAATCTTTGTCTAGGTACAGTTAGAGCTAAGCAAACAGGCAGGAAATCAGATGTACTTCCCAAGGCTGGTATGTTTTTGATACACGCGACACTACACGACGTCGTGATCCCAGATACAGCAACTGTTCACTTTACTATGATTGCTATTTGCAGTATTTATTCAGGAAACATTTAACCTTGGTTAACCGTGAATCACTGGAAGACTGAGGAACATTCATGAACTACGGAGGCTTCGGCCGTGCAGTGCTGAACACATTTATTGTCAGCTAACAACAACCTAAGAGGCACGCAACAGCCTCAGCTCAAATAATCAACACTGTTGAGACTAGAGCACGGCAGTTTAATAAATCCAGATCTTCATTTACTGTTGTTGTACAACACACTTACCTCAGAACAACAACAATCGGACTCTCACTGCCAGTGACAACCATCAGCCCCTTCCAGATCATCAGCGCAGAGGAAACGATCATTCCAAAGTTCAGCACTTGGTAATAGAGCtgcaaacagaataaaaaaacaagaagcattGATCATTTTAAAGCCAAATAAAGGATAAACAACGAGAAATAAAACTATTTCAgacatgaatatttttttatatttattagatagaatgttagagtacataAACTCCATATGTTTGAAGTAACCCTGAATTCTTTCTAGCTGGCTGCAGCGACGTCTTGTCTAGGTGCGTTTTACGCTGCGAGGTATCGCAAACAAGATGAAAGGCACATCTACGTGAGACTGTTCGCTTTGTAAGATGCTAACAAGTGACAACGAGAACACGCTAGCTGCACACAAAGAGGCGGCCGCAGCGCGGACAGCGCTCCGGGACGTACCTGCCGTTTATTCATGCGGCGAACATCGTCAAGAAAGTCTAGAGATAGCATTTTTGCAAATTCTACAGGGTtgggaaaaacacaaaaatcatgAAAACGATTAAAGCAACGAGCATATGTATGAAGAGTCGAGCAGCGAGTCTCGCATGGGCTTCTTCCGGTTGCGCTCAGCCGGATGTCCCGCCTCCAGGAAGCGTTGTGTTGAGGTGTCAGTTTACGATACgagaaagagcagcagaggggGATCCCAAAAACCGGGATGGAGCCGAAGGCTGAAGCTTCAGCAGCGTTGTTCATTAAATGTCTGAGTGTACATCCTTCTCCGTTTTTCAGGAAATGCATCACgagttgcatcaattgcgtaatttaatattggttttatttttatttgtattgttaattgtggatgatttatgtacgaaggactttcaacggaaacaagcccgcaagggcttttttgaaatgctcctcttagaccggatgtttgacgttatttgtactgtaatacatgctactgtgcgactgtacttgtactctaacattctatctaataaatatattcatcatcatcagtgttgAATTGTTGAAGCAGATTCACCAGAGCCGCTTGAAGTGACAAGAGCTACATTTCATTCTGTGAAATATTCTTAAATCAGAATCCCCCTTTCCGCGAATGGCGCTGCCCTCTAATCTATTTCTGCAAATTCTGCAACCAAGAGTTCATAAATAGAATGTTTGACTTATCCACGTGACAAAAGTAATGACTCCATTATTGTTTCCCTGTCATGAATGGCCACATTCTTTTAAAAACAAGCTTCATgcaaatcttctttttttttattactctgATTAGAGAGactacagacagacaaacatcatcaaaaacataacctccttggcagaggtattAATAATACACTTGTAAAAACCTCTGTATACTTCAAGCAAAAATAGATTAACAGTTGCATTACTTTGGAGGAAGTCAGCTGGTACCTGACAATGTTGTATCcgatatttactttatttctcAAATGATAAATGTGTCTACTGTTTGGGCCGAGGCACATCGCATTCATCGGGTTCAGCAGGACTAAAACTCTGGCTGATATTTTTCTGTAGATATGCTGCGACAGGTGAGCCCTCGATTGCACACGctgctttaaaaatgtcaagtctCTGCAAAGCATTCacaactacacaaacacaagagTTTTTCTGATGATGATTGTGAGTCTTATGAGAGAGCGGAAGCTTACCGTTGGTGACACTGAATCTGGAGCTATCTCAAACCAAACAAGCACCAATGAACACAATCACCCAGAATCAATTATTCATGTCACTTTAATGACTGCTTTTAAAGGTGAGTAAACACTATTGTGCAAATACATTTGCGCCTAATGTGGATATAGGCCAGTTTAATTTCAACAAACAGAAGGCGTAAAGTCTGCACTGCCTCTTACTCAAATGTTAATAATCCAAACAATCTCAGTTGACAAACGACAATCTTCCATCACAACCAATTAATAAATGCTTTCTCTTATGGGGGGGCCACATACAATTTCCTGGAGGAAGTGAGTTCGACTGAATAAGTGATAATAAGATTAGTGGTCAGTCATTAGAAACAAAGAAACGCACTTGCCATTGTGGATAGTTGACTTTGTGGTGATTATTAGTAACACATTTGTTTCATGTGTTTCTGCCATCCTTAtaaaatcatgttttattttaacatttacattctGGTTTTCCCTCAgtgttcatttttgttttatgatATGGACTGAGAGATTTACCCTGATGCAACATTATTAACTTTTCCCGCGGTCATGCGTGTTTGCAGGGACACATTTAAATCTGCCTTGTAATAGATTGTAACCCAAGATTTTAAATTCAAGACTATTCCATTGTTTACAGAATttgctaaaaacaaaaataaatatgcataaaaaacaaaaaaatatatgttgaTGCATTATT is a window encoding:
- the sec11a gene encoding signal peptidase complex catalytic subunit SEC11A isoform X1 — its product is MLSLDFLDDVRRMNKRQLYYQVLNFGMIVSSALMIWKGLMVVTGSESPIVVVLSGSMEPAFHRGDLLFLTNRVEDPIRVGEIVVFRIEGREIPIVHRVLKIHEKENGDIKFLTKGDNNSVDDRGLYKQGQHWLEKKDVVGRARGFVPYIGIVTILMNDYPKFKYAVLFMLGLFVLVHRE
- the sec11a gene encoding signal peptidase complex catalytic subunit SEC11A isoform X2, encoding MIVSSALMIWKGLMVVTGSESPIVVVLSGSMEPAFHRGDLLFLTNRVEDPIRVGEIVVFRIEGREIPIVHRVLKIHEKENGDIKFLTKGDNNSVDDRGLYKQGQHWLEKKDVVGRARGFVPYIGIVTILMNDYPKFKYAVLFMLGLFVLVHRE